The following proteins are co-located in the Imtechella halotolerans genome:
- a CDS encoding GNAT family N-acetyltransferase encodes MKYLLENQQTSRILFRGIELSDFNDWLEFHKNPITSRHWIAEFKSPEIECEQWYDTQFYRYRNDLGGMNALIEKQTGKLLGHCGLLVQEVDGISELEIGYSLLPEFWNKGFATEAAMKCRDFAFENNLTDSLISIISTTNTPSIAVALKNGMIHDKTTVYKGNHVHIYRIEITGWKRSYSLD; translated from the coding sequence ATGAAATATCTTCTTGAAAATCAGCAGACATCACGAATCCTGTTTCGGGGAATTGAACTTTCCGATTTTAATGATTGGTTGGAGTTTCATAAAAATCCAATAACCTCTAGACATTGGATTGCTGAATTTAAAAGCCCTGAAATAGAGTGTGAGCAATGGTATGATACACAATTCTATCGATATAGAAATGATTTAGGAGGGATGAATGCACTTATTGAAAAGCAAACGGGTAAGTTGCTTGGTCATTGTGGACTTTTGGTTCAAGAAGTAGATGGAATCTCGGAATTGGAAATTGGCTATTCCCTCTTACCTGAATTCTGGAATAAAGGTTTTGCCACAGAAGCCGCTATGAAATGTAGAGATTTTGCTTTTGAAAATAACCTGACAGACTCTCTTATTTCAATAATTAGTACCACCAATACTCCTTCTATTGCAGTTGCGTTAAAAAATGGGATGATACATGACAAAACAACCGTGTATAAAGGAAATCATGTACATATTTATAGAATTGAGATAACTGGTTGGAAAAGGAGTTACTCCTTAGATTGA